In Dehalococcoidia bacterium, the following are encoded in one genomic region:
- a CDS encoding BlaI/MecI/CopY family transcriptional regulator — protein sequence MANLGPLEARIMAVVWDRGDVTVRNVADVLESDTQSAYTTVMTVMSRLVDKGMLARKARGRAYLYWARVGRQVYEDQLSRSRVRGLLEKFGDVAVVQFAAELQDVDPERARLLGELLRRRQSK from the coding sequence GTGGCGAATCTCGGGCCGCTGGAAGCTCGCATCATGGCTGTGGTCTGGGATCGAGGCGACGTCACGGTGCGGAACGTGGCTGATGTGCTCGAATCGGACACTCAATCCGCCTACACAACTGTAATGACCGTCATGTCGCGCCTTGTGGACAAAGGCATGCTCGCTCGCAAGGCCCGCGGTCGGGCCTACCTGTACTGGGCTCGTGTGGGACGACAGGTGTACGAGGACCAGCTCTCACGAAGCCGGGTGCGAGGCTTGTTAGAGAAGTTCGGCGACGTTGCCGTCGTGCAGTTCGCGGCGGAGCTTCAGGACGTGGACCCCGAACGCGCGCGACTGCTCGGTGAACTCTTGCGGCGGAGGCAATCTAAATGA